The window aaaaactgaaaaatgtgaCTTTTGGTctattaaatactttttttctttttttggtgagatgaaaaggagaaaaaaaggaattgcTTTAATTCCATGCTAccaaattaaaattcattttcaaattgttAGTGTATAAAACTAACATCAAAAGACACTATTTGCACACACTAGActacattattaaataaaaagtttaagtcTTCCACCAGTTATTCTGTCTCAGAAAGCAAATGACCAGCAGAATGACACTGGATTACAAATGTCACCAGAAGCACTTCGAGAACACGATACTGTTGCACACGAATCTCACAGCACTCACTGCAACCAAAACCGTTCCTATGGATCTGAAAGCACCAGGTAATGGCAGGTCCCGATCTGCTACGATTCTGCTCTACCTCATGCGGGTCAGCGTGGCCTAGCGCGCCACCACCTAATCCTTCAGTGCTGGGGACGGAAACGGTCAACGGAGACAAAGGGCGTTGTTGTCCCTTCCCTTCCTGCTAGCCCCGGCGGGCACCGGTTACGTTCTCGCCCCGTCACCAGCAGGAGTTCCAAACTCCTCAGAACGATCGCTGGACTCCGGCATCTCTTCTTCCAACATCCGTTTCAACCACTCGTCCTTGTCGGTCTCCTGCCTCCAGTAGCACCAGACGACCAGAACCAtgagggagaggcagagggggAGCACCTTCCACCAGGGTCGCTGCTGCTTCTTTCCCAGGGAATGCCCCACCGTCCAGAGACACGGGTTGACTTTACTGGAAGAAAACTTAAAGGGTCGGACAGAGTcgtcctcttcctccccctcggCCAGGGGCTGGGCCCGAGCCCGGCCTCCGGGCGGCGGGCGGTTTCGGGAAGCCCAGCGCACAAGCCTCAGCGCCCGGGCGGTCCTGGAAGAGACAGAGCAGTGAGCACTCCGCCAGCCAGCCCGCCCGGCCGTCCGGCCGTCCTCGGCCCG of the Choloepus didactylus isolate mChoDid1 chromosome 21, mChoDid1.pri, whole genome shotgun sequence genome contains:
- the C21H16orf91 gene encoding protein CCSMST1, encoding MSRVLCVPVAGTARALRLVRWASRNRPPPGGRARAQPLAEGEEEDDSVRPFKFSSSKVNPCLWTVGHSLGKKQQRPWWKVLPLCLSLMVLVVWCYWRQETDKDEWLKRMLEEEMPESSDRSEEFGTPAGDGART